The DNA sequence ACAATGGTGCGCCAGGGCTTCTGCAAGAGCGGGTGAGAGCTTCGGCTCCCATCTGGCGATGAGGAGATGGCGCAGTTTGTACGGCAGTAGCTCCAGTAGCGCGGCACCCATGGCAACACAACATTGTGTCACCGTGTTGCTAAGGTAGAAGAGACGGCGTCCGTTCGGGGAGTCACGCAGGTGTGAAATGACGGGGCACAGCCCGAAGCACTTCTTGATGGATGCGTATCGAGCCCCCATTTGCAGCGCGACGAAGCCGCCGATGCTGTGTCCGCCAACGTAGATATTTCTCTTGTACTTGAGCTCCGTGTTTTTGTTGATAAGAGTGGCGACAAAACTGTCAGCAATGTCCATCTGCTCCGCCAACGAGAAGACGCGACCCTTGTTGAGCTGGGTGAGGCTGTGACCCGCGTAGCCCATCACGAGCACGTCAAACTTGTTCTTTTcgaggcacgcgcacatgGGCTCGTAGAACTGCACGAGTCCGGGGTT is a window from the Leishmania panamensis strain MHOM/PA/94/PSC-1 chromosome 26 sequence genome containing:
- a CDS encoding hypothetical protein (TriTrypDB/GeneDB-style sysID: LpmP.26.0220), which encodes MSSPNTIVAWKAPVAGGVVVDVLQSSSNLLQYLTTVESSNGGCELPNSNRKVLVFFPGNPGLVQFYEPMCACLEKNKFDVLVMGYAGHSLTQLNKGRVFSLAEQMDIADSFVATLINKNTELKYKRNIYVGGHSIGGFVALQMGARYASIKKCFGLCPVISHLRDSPNGRRLFYLSNTVTQCCVAMGAALLELLPYKLRHLLIARWEPKLSPALAEALAHHCHRWCLMNSLYMAMTEFRMLLQPDAVLLRHVQERLILYYVQNDGWAPLSYAEEIKRICPQLGAYVLEEDAGVPHAWCLDHSETVVRNAILKHC